The following proteins are co-located in the Cydia pomonella isolate Wapato2018A chromosome 19, ilCydPomo1, whole genome shotgun sequence genome:
- the LOC133528181 gene encoding uncharacterized protein LOC133528181 produces MEPKNLLTPVLGLLLIANYVTAIQWDYEFGKKNEYTAGLIEKEGEIGSFSYRNSYKLDVPELSVVTHIRVTVWSLSPPKVDYDWNTNTVSIVYSFIQITISTFKIHVEGIPYIVKEIKG; encoded by the exons ATGGAACCGAAAAATTTGCTTACACCGGTACTGGGTCTACTGTTAATTGCGAATTATGTGACTGCCATTCAATGGGACTACGAGTTTG GTAAAAAGAACGAATACACTGCTGGGCTTATCGAAAAGGAGGGCGAAATTGGATCATTCTCGTATCGCAATTCTTATAAGTTGGAC GTGCCGGAATTATCTGTGGTCACACATATCAGAGTAACAGTATGGTCTCTCAGCCCACCAAAAGTGGATTACGATTGGAACACTAACACTGTATCCATCGTTTACTCtttcatacaaattacaatCAGCACATTCAAAATTCACGTCGAGGGTATTCCCTACATTGTTAAAGAAATAAAGGGTtaa
- the LOC133528454 gene encoding uncharacterized protein LOC133528454, whose product MGQKNLLTPVLSLLLIVHYVTAIQWDYEFGKKQRLDAAKIYEKEGTIHIFQYRNFYSFTVPVGMQVSYVRVTVWGLSPPKVDYDESTHTVSIVYSFMQITLSTFKIQVEGVPFVIGSNAVKVSLSSGELPQSNEING is encoded by the exons ATGGGACAGAAAAATTTGCTTACACCAGTACTGAGTCTGCTGTTAATTGTGCATTACGTGACTGCCATTCAATGGGACTACGAGTTTG GTAAAAAGCAGCGTTTGGACGCAGCCAAAATTTACGAAAAGGAGGGTACTATTCATATATTCCAATATCgcaatttttattcatttacc GTACCGGTGGGCATGCAGGTCTCATACGTCAGAGTAACAGTGTGGGGTCTCAGCCCTCCAAAAGTGGATTATGATGAAAGCACTCACACCGTTTCTATCGTTTACTCTTTCATGCAAATCACACTCAGCACATTCAAAATACAAGTCGAAGGTGTTCCCTTTGTTATAGGCTCTAACGCCGTCAAGGTATCCCTTAGCAGTGGTGAACTCCCTCagagtaatgaaataaatggttaa